The genomic region GCCTTCGAAGCCCTTGGATTCCTGCATCAGGCCGCGCCCGACACGGCGACCAAAAGCGGGATCGAATCCCTGGCCTTGAGCCGGGCGGACTCGCTGCCCGCCGATGTCCTGCAAAAAATCCTGGACGAATCCATGACCGGGAATCCCAATGCCTTTCCCTGGTCCATGGTGGTCTGGTCCCAGGGCATGCAGCGGCTCAAGGCCGACAAGGCTGCCTGGGAAACGGTCTGGCCGAGCCTGTCGGCCGTCGTTCAGACCGGCGATCTGGCCAACAAGGATTTTTTTACCGCCAGCCTACGCGCCATGGAGCGGGAAATGGGCGTGGTCGGACAACAGCTGGCCCTGCTTTTGCCCCTGTCCGGGCCATATTCCAAGGTTGGATGGCAGATCGCGCGCGGCGCGGATTGCGCCTGGCGGGAAGGCCGGACACAGAGCGGCGGGCCAGGAATCAAGCTCATCAACACCGAATCCCCGACCTTTCTGGACGAATTGCGCGCCGCCAGCGGCACACCCATCATTGGCGGCCCCCTGCGCAAGGATATTTGGGAGAAAATCCGTCTGGCCGGCCTGCACACCTCGGCCCGGTTCCTGACCTTTCTCCCCAATGTCGAAAACGAGGGCACGGAAGCGTGGCGATTCTTCAGCAGCCCGGCGGATCAGGCGCGAGCCGTGATCCAGGCCGGCACCAACCTCGGAGTCACCTCGTTCGCGGTGCTGCATCCCCTGGACCGGTTTGGCTCGGCCATGACCCAAGTCTTCAAAACAGAAGCCAATGCCCTGGGGGTCCAGGTGAGCGTGGTCCGGGACTACGACGAGAGCAACCCCGCGGGCTGGACCAAGGCCGTGGCCGCGATTCTCGGCGCCAGCGACAACAAGAACGCCCAGAACCCGGACCCGCCCTTCCAGGCCGTGTTCCTGCCCGACTCCCTGCTGGCGGTGCAGCAGTTGGCGCCGCTCTTTCATTATTACGAGGAAACGCGTCTGTTCTTACTGGGCCCCCAGCTTTGGACCCAAAACGTGGCCGACACCCACCTGGAAATGCAGTATTTTGGGTTGGCCATGTTCCCCAGCTCCTGGAACCCGGCCGCCGTCGGCCTGCCCGCCCAAAACCTCAAAAAGGCCATGGCCGAAAGCGGGTCGGGCGAAGCCGACCTGTGGGCGGCCCAAGGCTATGATTTTGTCCGCTTCACGGCCCTTCTGGGCTCGGGCCAGGACTCCACCGAGGCCTTCAACCAGGCCCTGGCCACGGCCGCCAGCCACATGTCCTGGAGCATGGCGCCCATGCGCTGGGTTTCGGGCAAGGCCAGCCAGGATCTTTTTCTGTTTCAGCCCACCGGGGCGGGCATGATCGAGGCCGACCTGCAAAAAATGCAGGCCACCCGGGCCGCGCTCCAAGCCCGGCGAGAGGCCCGCCGCGCACAGGCTCAAACGAATTAACCAGAGGATCAACATGAAAATCAGCCCCGAAAAAGTCCAGGGCATCGCGTCCCTGGCCCGACTGGAAATCACCCCGGAGCAGGCCCCTATCCTGGCCGCCCAGATGGGCGATATCCTGGGGTACATGGACACACTGAACGAACTCGACACCTCGAACGTGGAACCCATGTACACCCCGGTGGCGCACGTCAGCGTGCTTCGCCCGGACGAAACGAGCAAGGAATTCCCGCGCGAGGACATCCTGCGCAACGCGCCGGAAAACAACGGCGAATATTTCGTTGTGCCGCGCATCGTCTAGACCGAGACCGCATCCGTTCACTTCTGTTCATAAAGGTACGCCATGTCCCAGCTCTGCCAGCTCTCGTTGACTGAAATCCGCGACTTGTTGCGCGACAAAAAAATCTCGGCCAGGGAAACCACCCAGGCCTGCCTGGATCGCATCGCCCAGACAGAGCCGGCCATTGCAGCCCTGCTGCACATCGCCGGCGAAAACGCCCTGCATCAGGCCCAGTCCATGGACCAATCCGGCCCCGACGCCACCAAGCCGTTGTGGGGCGTACCCATCATCATCAAGGACGCCCTGATCACCAAGGGCCTGCCCACCACCTGCGGTTCCAAAATTCTGGAAAATTTCATTCCGGTGTATGACGCCCACTGCGTCACCGCCTTGAAGGAAGCCGGTGCCATCATTTTGGGCAAGGCCAACATGGACGAATTCGCCATGGGCTCGTCCACGGAAAACTCCGCCTTCAAGGTAAC from Deltaproteobacteria bacterium harbors:
- the gatC gene encoding Asp-tRNA(Asn)/Glu-tRNA(Gln) amidotransferase subunit GatC, whose translation is MKISPEKVQGIASLARLEITPEQAPILAAQMGDILGYMDTLNELDTSNVEPMYTPVAHVSVLRPDETSKEFPREDILRNAPENNGEYFVVPRIV